One stretch of Plodia interpunctella isolate USDA-ARS_2022_Savannah chromosome 10, ilPloInte3.2, whole genome shotgun sequence DNA includes these proteins:
- the LOC128673085 gene encoding protein lifeguard 1-like isoform X3: MSQPTGYVPPGGSVGEDGEVKGFDFTEQTIRKAFVRKVYAILMCQLLITMSFIALFLFHAPTKNWVARNPALFWVAFATVFVVLIVMACCGDVRRKSPMNFIFLGIFTVAQSFLLGVASSVYDVDAVMMAVGITAAVCLALTLFALQTKYDFTTMGGALLCAVVILMIFGIICIFIPSNKIVTLVYASLGALIFSLYLVYDTQLMLGGKHKYSISPEEYIFAALNLYLDIVNIFLYILTIIGASRN; encoded by the exons ATGTCGCAG ccgACGGGGTACGTGCCACCTGGCGGCAGCGTGGGGGAGGATGGCGAGGTCAAGGGGTTCGATTTCACCGAGCAAACCATCAGGAAAGCTTTCGTCAGGAAA gtGTATGCCATCTTGATGTGTCAGCTGCTGATTACGATGAGTTTCATCGCTCTGTTCCTGTTCCACGCGCCGACCAAAAACTGGGTTGCTAGGAACCCGGCACTATT TTGGGTGGCGTTCGCGACGGTGTTCGTGGTGTTGATCGTGATGGCGTGCTGCGGCGACGTGCGGCGGAAGTCGCCCATGAACTTCATCTTCCTTGGCATCTTCACCGTCGCGCAGAGCTTCTTGCTCGGCGTCGCTTCCAGCGTCTACGACGTCGACGCA GTGATGATGGCTGTGGGCATCACGGCGGCGGTGTGCCTCGCGCTGACGCTGTTCGCGCTGCAGACCAAGTACGACTTCACCACCATGGGCGGGGCGCTGCTCTGCGCCGTCGTCATCCTCATGATATTCG gtataATCTGCATCTTTATCCCCTCGAACAAGATCGTGACCCTCGTATACGCGTCCCTCGGAGCTCTCATCTTTTCCCTGTATCTCGTTTACGACACGCAGCTCATGCTTGGCGGGAAACACAAGTACAGCATTTCCCCTGAAGAATACATTTTCGCTGCTCTTAATCTCTACTTGGATATTGTCAATATATTCTTGTACATTTTGACCATAATCGGGGCATCTAGGAATTAG
- the LOC128673085 gene encoding protein lifeguard 1-like isoform X4, which yields MKPTGYVPPGGSVGEDGEVKGFDFTEQTIRKAFVRKVYAILMCQLLITMSFIALFLFHAPTKNWVARNPALFWVAFATVFVVLIVMACCGDVRRKSPMNFIFLGIFTVAQSFLLGVASSVYDVDAVMMAVGITAAVCLALTLFALQTKYDFTTMGGALLCAVVILMIFGIICIFIPSNKIVTLVYASLGALIFSLYLVYDTQLMLGGKHKYSISPEEYIFAALNLYLDIVNIFLYILTIIGASRN from the exons ATGAAG ccgACGGGGTACGTGCCACCTGGCGGCAGCGTGGGGGAGGATGGCGAGGTCAAGGGGTTCGATTTCACCGAGCAAACCATCAGGAAAGCTTTCGTCAGGAAA gtGTATGCCATCTTGATGTGTCAGCTGCTGATTACGATGAGTTTCATCGCTCTGTTCCTGTTCCACGCGCCGACCAAAAACTGGGTTGCTAGGAACCCGGCACTATT TTGGGTGGCGTTCGCGACGGTGTTCGTGGTGTTGATCGTGATGGCGTGCTGCGGCGACGTGCGGCGGAAGTCGCCCATGAACTTCATCTTCCTTGGCATCTTCACCGTCGCGCAGAGCTTCTTGCTCGGCGTCGCTTCCAGCGTCTACGACGTCGACGCA GTGATGATGGCTGTGGGCATCACGGCGGCGGTGTGCCTCGCGCTGACGCTGTTCGCGCTGCAGACCAAGTACGACTTCACCACCATGGGCGGGGCGCTGCTCTGCGCCGTCGTCATCCTCATGATATTCG gtataATCTGCATCTTTATCCCCTCGAACAAGATCGTGACCCTCGTATACGCGTCCCTCGGAGCTCTCATCTTTTCCCTGTATCTCGTTTACGACACGCAGCTCATGCTTGGCGGGAAACACAAGTACAGCATTTCCCCTGAAGAATACATTTTCGCTGCTCTTAATCTCTACTTGGATATTGTCAATATATTCTTGTACATTTTGACCATAATCGGGGCATCTAGGAATTAG
- the LOC128673085 gene encoding protein lifeguard 1-like isoform X2, which produces MYQNQGGYPQGGYPQGGYPQGGYPQGGYPQGGYPQGGYPQGGYPQGGYPPGAAPQPGFQAGYGAGGYPAGYGEPTGYVPPGGSVGEDGEVKGFDFTEQTIRKAFVRKVYAILMCQLLITMSFIALFLFHAPTKNWVARNPALFWVAFATVFVVLIVMACCGDVRRKSPMNFIFLGIFTVAQSFLLGVASSVYDVDAVMMAVGITAAVCLALTLFALQTKYDFTTMGGALLCAVVILMIFGIICIFIPSNKIVTLVYASLGALIFSLYLVYDTQLMLGGKHKYSISPEEYIFAALNLYLDIVNIFLYILTIIGASRN; this is translated from the exons atgt ATCAAAACCAAGGAGGCTACCCTCAGGGTGGTTATCCTCAAGGCGGTTACCCACAAGGAGGCTACCCGCAAGGAGGCTACCCACAAGGAGGCTACCCTCAAGGGGGTTACCCGCAAGGAGGCTATCCGCAAGGAGGTTACCCCCCTGGTGCCGCCCCGCAACCAGGATTCCAGGCTGGATATGGGGCTGGAGGCTACCCTGCGGGCTATGGTGAG ccgACGGGGTACGTGCCACCTGGCGGCAGCGTGGGGGAGGATGGCGAGGTCAAGGGGTTCGATTTCACCGAGCAAACCATCAGGAAAGCTTTCGTCAGGAAA gtGTATGCCATCTTGATGTGTCAGCTGCTGATTACGATGAGTTTCATCGCTCTGTTCCTGTTCCACGCGCCGACCAAAAACTGGGTTGCTAGGAACCCGGCACTATT TTGGGTGGCGTTCGCGACGGTGTTCGTGGTGTTGATCGTGATGGCGTGCTGCGGCGACGTGCGGCGGAAGTCGCCCATGAACTTCATCTTCCTTGGCATCTTCACCGTCGCGCAGAGCTTCTTGCTCGGCGTCGCTTCCAGCGTCTACGACGTCGACGCA GTGATGATGGCTGTGGGCATCACGGCGGCGGTGTGCCTCGCGCTGACGCTGTTCGCGCTGCAGACCAAGTACGACTTCACCACCATGGGCGGGGCGCTGCTCTGCGCCGTCGTCATCCTCATGATATTCG gtataATCTGCATCTTTATCCCCTCGAACAAGATCGTGACCCTCGTATACGCGTCCCTCGGAGCTCTCATCTTTTCCCTGTATCTCGTTTACGACACGCAGCTCATGCTTGGCGGGAAACACAAGTACAGCATTTCCCCTGAAGAATACATTTTCGCTGCTCTTAATCTCTACTTGGATATTGTCAATATATTCTTGTACATTTTGACCATAATCGGGGCATCTAGGAATTAG
- the LOC128673085 gene encoding protein lifeguard 1-like isoform X1, with the protein MWQNPGVYPGGDQNQGGYPQGGYPQGGYPQGGYPQGGYPQGGYPQGGYPQGGYPQGGYPPGAAPQPGFQAGYGAGGYPAGYGEPTGYVPPGGSVGEDGEVKGFDFTEQTIRKAFVRKVYAILMCQLLITMSFIALFLFHAPTKNWVARNPALFWVAFATVFVVLIVMACCGDVRRKSPMNFIFLGIFTVAQSFLLGVASSVYDVDAVMMAVGITAAVCLALTLFALQTKYDFTTMGGALLCAVVILMIFGIICIFIPSNKIVTLVYASLGALIFSLYLVYDTQLMLGGKHKYSISPEEYIFAALNLYLDIVNIFLYILTIIGASRN; encoded by the exons ATGTGGCAGAATCCAGGGGTTTATCCGGGCGGAG ATCAAAACCAAGGAGGCTACCCTCAGGGTGGTTATCCTCAAGGCGGTTACCCACAAGGAGGCTACCCGCAAGGAGGCTACCCACAAGGAGGCTACCCTCAAGGGGGTTACCCGCAAGGAGGCTATCCGCAAGGAGGTTACCCCCCTGGTGCCGCCCCGCAACCAGGATTCCAGGCTGGATATGGGGCTGGAGGCTACCCTGCGGGCTATGGTGAG ccgACGGGGTACGTGCCACCTGGCGGCAGCGTGGGGGAGGATGGCGAGGTCAAGGGGTTCGATTTCACCGAGCAAACCATCAGGAAAGCTTTCGTCAGGAAA gtGTATGCCATCTTGATGTGTCAGCTGCTGATTACGATGAGTTTCATCGCTCTGTTCCTGTTCCACGCGCCGACCAAAAACTGGGTTGCTAGGAACCCGGCACTATT TTGGGTGGCGTTCGCGACGGTGTTCGTGGTGTTGATCGTGATGGCGTGCTGCGGCGACGTGCGGCGGAAGTCGCCCATGAACTTCATCTTCCTTGGCATCTTCACCGTCGCGCAGAGCTTCTTGCTCGGCGTCGCTTCCAGCGTCTACGACGTCGACGCA GTGATGATGGCTGTGGGCATCACGGCGGCGGTGTGCCTCGCGCTGACGCTGTTCGCGCTGCAGACCAAGTACGACTTCACCACCATGGGCGGGGCGCTGCTCTGCGCCGTCGTCATCCTCATGATATTCG gtataATCTGCATCTTTATCCCCTCGAACAAGATCGTGACCCTCGTATACGCGTCCCTCGGAGCTCTCATCTTTTCCCTGTATCTCGTTTACGACACGCAGCTCATGCTTGGCGGGAAACACAAGTACAGCATTTCCCCTGAAGAATACATTTTCGCTGCTCTTAATCTCTACTTGGATATTGTCAATATATTCTTGTACATTTTGACCATAATCGGGGCATCTAGGAATTAG
- the mRpL52 gene encoding large ribosomal subunit protein mL52, with protein sequence MSNSLRFTNLINRHLNRTFSSTSVCNTKAWRVSQGLPVNRNAEGILTDGPDYTFLDGRPTPLLHKQKQRMLKQREYASQIVQMSAELDFAKDRYQKNLQTAAAERQKVIDNRLKPKGKALYKKTT encoded by the exons atgtctaatTCGTTAAGATTTACTAATTTAATCAACCGACATT TAAATCGAACATTCAGCTCTACTTCTGTTTGCAACACGAAAGCCTGGCGCGTCTCCCAGGGTCTGCCAGTAAACCGTAACGCCGAAGGTATCTTAACTGATGGTCCAGACTACACATTTTTGGACGGGAGACCTACTCCTCTTCTC caTAAACAGAAGCAAAGGATGTTAAAACAGCGGGAATATGCATCTCAAATAGTTCAGATGAGTGCCGAGCTAGACTTTGCCAAGGACCGGTACCAGAAAAATCTGCAGACTGCAGCGGCTGAGAGGCAAAAAGTCATAGACAACAGACTCAAACCAAAAGGAAAAGCCCTGTATAAGAAAACAACATAA